AAAAGCAAAAGCGAAAGAAAATATTCCATAGTCTTCGGGTCCAAGGTGACGGGCGATATATAACATCGCGAAGAAACTTAGAATATTTGTTGCAATGCCGTTAAGAAACAAAAACCCGCTATTTCGTGCAAGGTATTTAACTGTCTGCATAAAAATATCTATAAGGACTAGGGGGTAGAAGGATATAACTTTATTGCTGATTCATTCCGGAGGCGATTATTAAATTTAACATAAAATAATTGTAATGCTTCCAGTACTCCCTGTAAAAATAAGTTTAAGAAGAGATATATTTGTTAACACAGTAACTATATATCCCTCTAACTTTATTTAGTTATTGAGGGGGAATGAATACCTGTGTATGTTTTGATAACACCTGTAAAAGATGAGGACAAGCTTCTTCAAGACGTAGCTGCATCCGTAATAAATCAGACTGTAAAGCCTGTCCTCTGGTTAATTATTGATGACGGAAGTACAGACAGCTCTCCAAAAATAATACACAGTCTTGTGTCCAGGTATTTCTGGATAAAAACCATACGTTTGCCTCCCCATACCAGAGACATAATTTTTCACGTATCTTATGTGTATAAAACCGGGTTTGATTTCGCATTGAGTTATTGCGAGAGGAACAATATTGACTATAATTTTATCGCTTCAATAGACTCGGATACCATACTTGAAGAAGAATATTTTGAAAAAGTAATAAGAGAATTTGAAGCCAATAAAAAACTGGGAATTGCGAGCGGGGGATTATACCATGAAATTGATGGAAAATTAAAGCTTTCCGGGCAGGCTGAAAACTTCCCTTCAGGTACAGGAAGAGTATGGTCAAAAGAATGTTTTTTCGATACTGATGGCTTTTCCTTAGAACCCTCTGCGGATTCGATCTCAAATGTGAAAGCCATACTCAGAGGCTGGCAAATCCAGAGGTTTAACGAAATCCAGATGGTAGAAAAAAGATTAACAAGCAGTGCCGAAGGCTTGTGGAAAGGATACAGGTACAACGGATACATGGCTTATTATTTAAATAAAAATCCGGTATTAATACTGCTAAATGTATTGAATTACACTTTAAAGAGACCGCATTACACAGGAGTGGCCTTTTTACTCGGATATATAAAGCCAGTAATTAAAAAAGAAGAACGAATAAAAGATATCGAAATTCGGGAGTATTACTGGAGTTACAGGTTAATCGAATACAAAAAACTGGTACACAGGAGAATGAAATCCCTGGTTTCCGCAGCTGAAACAGCTCAACTTAAATAAGATTTCTATCTAATTGTATTTTGTTCAAATAATATTTTGTTCAAATAATATTTTGTTCAAATAATATTTTGTTCAAATAATATTTTGTTCAAATAATATTTTGTTCAAATAATATGGCAGTGTCGCGAATTTGTTGTAAATTCCAGGTTAATTTTTTGGAGACTGTATGCGGAACTAATTTACCGACCTCGAATTTTTGACTCAAAAACTTCTTAAATTTGTAATTTTACAGAAAAATTGGCACACTGCCTTCAAATACGTTACAAAAAATTTTTACACGACATTGAAAGTGTTAGTAATATGAAAATACTTCAAATCCTCTCCCGCCTCTATGTAGCCGACCTTAATCCCGCTCTCGAATTCTACGAGGAACTCCTCGAAACTCCTGTGGCTATGCGTTTTGAAATCCCGCAAACAGGCGTGGAACTGGCTCAGATAAGTACTATTTTGCTTATAGCTGGCTCTGAAGAGGCTCTGAAACCATTCAGAAACACACAGGCTACGTTTCTTGTTGATTCTCTCGATAAGTTCAAAACTTTTCTTGAAGAAAATGGAGCAGAAATCATCCGGGGACCTTCAAAAGTTCCGACAGGCAGGAACATGACGGTAAGACATTCAGACGGGTCGGTGATAGAATATGTGGAGCATTCAAAAATAGAGTGAAAAACCCGTAATTCACTGAATAATCATTGGTGGACTTGCAGGCATAATATCCATTATTCAGGCTCCTACAGTAAATTAAAAGTTTAGAAATACTTATTTTTTTAATTAACCTATTTTAAACGTTTTTTTATGATAAGTATATTTATATTTAATCCAATCAATATTTAAATCAGCAATTAATAGATCCCCTATCTATGAGCAATTCCATTTAATAGAATGGAATTGCCATTTCATTGAATTGAACCGGGAGTAGGGTTTATGGAAAATAAGAAATTCACTAAAATAAAAAAGACTCTTGCTATTTTGCTGGTACTGTGTTTCGCTCTGTCAGTGATAGCTGCGCCAGCAACCGCAGCTTCTAATAACAAAGGCTATAAAGACGGTTATAATAAGGGATATAAAGATGGCAAAAAACAGAGCGACAAAGATTGTAAACAATATGGCAGCATGGAAAACCTCCTGAAAATTCCCGCGCCTGTCCTTAAGGATAGCTGGAAAAAATCCTATAAAAATAGTTACAGAAAAGGCTACGAAAAAGGATACATAGACGGCTATAATGGAAATAGATATTTATGTTTGAAATAAGATTGTGTTTGAAATAAGGTTATGTTTGAAATAAGGAAGAAAATTTTCGAAAACCTGAATTTTCAAACATAAAAATATGCGTCCTTTTTAAGCACTGATACTTCACTTATCAGGATGCTATTTTATTCCCTCTTTTTTTGTTTAGAGCATAGAATACTCAAAGAATTTTATCCGCTCTATCCTTAACAGAATCTAATAAAGAAAAGTTTCTATAATTAAGTTATATTAAAATTTTTGGTAATATATAACCTGCATTAATTCGTAATTCGTATCAGGTTTTTTGGATTGTATTTTTACGATGTTATAAATTCAGATCATAATATGTTTCATATAAATATAAATAATATGAACGAAATGAATTCATAAACTCAATAGAATACAGTAAATATCGAATGGGGATTGGAGAAGGCTATAAAATTAAAGAGCTGCAGGCATGCGCAAGAATATCAGTGAACTTGGGTTAAGTTTATCAAACTTATCCCGACATAAACATTATTTATAATCGACATCAGTTAGACACCTTATCATAACAGAAACTTATGATTATTTCTAATTGAGAATCAATATAATATTGAATCTGAAATAGCCCGTGCTAAAAGAGACAATTTAAACGTGACAGTAATAACAACACCAGGGTTAAGTTATTGAATGAGGGAGAGGGGACAAGCCGTATTACGCAAAAAAACAGCAGGTTCAAAAAAAGGATGTTAAAACATGTATTTTGAATGCAGGTAATTTTGAATCCGACAGTGCCCTGTATTTGAATTGATGCAAAGAAATTTCATACTCGCAGTTTTAGCACATAATCCCCTAGACCCAATTTACATATTGAATTCAGGGGGAAATGAATCTGAGGGTTTACATCATTTGCATTGGTGTTTTACTTGTTTTAGGGTTATCCGGGCTCGCTTCTGGGGTGCCCTTCATGGAAGACAAAAACACCACAATTGCAACAGTCCATGGAGTGACATATGCGTGGGATACCCTTGAGCCTGTAAATGATACTGTAATTGATGTAAACTCCAATCCACCTCAATCAATAGTAGCAAAAGACGGCGCTTATTCTTTTGAATTAACGCCTGGGGACTATACTATAAAAGCCAGTTATTACGAGAACAATAGTCTGATTTATTCGAAAGAAACAACCATCGAGATTGAAGATGAAGGAACTTACGTTCTTGATCTCCTTCTTTATCCGGTTTCAGATAAGAGGGCAACTGAAACAGTCGCGGCTAAAATGAATTCAAATGGTGCGGTTGCCAGCGGGCAAACAAAAAACATCTTGTCAATTATAAGTTATCTGCCAGTAGCTATTGCACTTTTCCTGCCAGTAGCTATTGTAGTAGCTATTGTACTTTTTCTTCTCGGGGGAGTTTATGAAATAACTAAAAAGTATAGAAAAAGAAATGAAAAAAGGTCTCAGCAGGGAAAAATTAACATCTCCGGGCTCCTGGTAAAGGCTCTCACCAGGCCCACTTATTCTGGCTTTAACCCGGTTGGAGAAGCGTCCATGATAGAGCCGGTAATAGAATCCGGAGAAAACTCTGTAATTGAGACCAATGCTCTTAAAAAAGAGCCGCTCACTCCGGAACTGAATGATGTCCTGAATATAATTAGAGGCAATAAGGGAAGGATTACTCAGAAAGACCTGCGGGGCAGATTGAAGTATTCAGAGGTAAAAGTCAGCCTTCTCCTGTCAGAACTTGAAAAAAGAGGATTGATTAAGAAGTTTAAGAATGGGCGAGAGAATATTGTGGTTTTAATAGAAGAAGATCCCTGAATTGTGATTTTAATAGAGAAAGAGTTCTGATTTGTAATTTTTATAGAAAAAGAGCCCTGAAACTCCGGGTATCCAGGAAATAGTTTGGAATTTTCAGGATTATTTCTGAAATTTATTCCAGCCTCTGTATTTAAGGCCTCTGTGTTTGAGAATAAAAGCAACTAAGGGGTTACTTTACTCCTTACAGAGAATGGAATCGTAACCCCTTTACTCCTCCACAGTAAAGAAGCCATAGTTTCTTTACTCCAGAGGGGTATATGATAATGAATTAAATCTTTATTACTAAGGGAGCGCAGAGGGTCACGAATACCCCATCCTTTAGGGTGGGGATGAAGTGAACCCTCGCCTCTTCGTTTTTCACTTTAAATATCTTAATCCTTGCTTTTTTTGTAAAATAAGCTTGTTTTTGGCACCATAGCCACCGATGGTGCCATCCATCTATGGCTAGGATGTGATATCAGTTGGAATTACACAGTTTTAGCCATGGCTATGGTCAGATTACCTACCACATCGTGTTGGTGCCTAAGTATCGATACAGTATATTCTACAATAAGCGAATTAAAAAAGATTGCGAGTTAATTTTCAGTAACATTTGCACTAAAAATGGCTACAAAATACATGCAATGGAAGTAGTAAACAATCATGTTCACTTGTTTCTGGAATTCCATCCAAGTAATTCTCTGTCAGAGGTAATTCAATATTTGAAAGGAGGCAGTTCTTACAGACTGTTCAAGCTCCATCCTGATCTTAAAAACAGTATTGGGGTGGAAGTCTATGGTCAAATGGAAAGTTCTATCGATCCGTTGGAAACGTAACTGCTGATACAATTAAGCATTACATTAAAGAATCGCAAGGAAAACCGAGTGAAGAGTCTCAATTGTATAGATTCATGAGATCCGAGCAAAGAAAACTTGATGATTTCTAACTACCAGAACAACCGGGCGGGCGGCCCGAAGCATACCCCATCCTTTAGGGTGGGGTGGCCGCCCGCAATTTGATTTTTTATACTAGATTTAATTAACTTCTGCCTTTATATAATTAGCACACCTTATAGCAGCCGCCGAACCAGCTGTTATACATGAAGAGCCATTTCATGTAAGCATTAAACCATTTCATATAGAGTATGTACCATTTTTTGTATGCCTGGGTGTGTTTCTTCGTATTCCAGTGCTTCCTCTCTTTGTCGAATTTACCCTTTTGTTTGTTCCAGTTGTTCTTTTCTTTATCAAGTTTCTTCTTCTTGGCACTGTCTACTTTTTTGAACCTATCGTCTTTCTTAGGGTCCTTCTTATTGAACTTATCAAACTTATTGTCCCTCTTATCGTCCTTCTTGTACTTTTCATCATATCCCGCACTTGCCGATGCAGCTGTCACTGACAGTAAAAAACAGACTGCTATAAATACGCTCAGTATTTTCTTTATTTTCAACTACCATCCACTCCTTTATTTTATTTTGATCTTTTATTGATGTTAGATATGGAAAATCGATGATTTTTCCAGACATTCCTGACTTTTCCGAAAACACCGATTTGTTCTGTTTTGCCCCAAAATGTCTTTCCGGCTATCTGCCGGTTGCTGAAATCAATTTATATTCAAACCGTCTTGCCGCCATCTTGCGGCTTGACAATTCTAAAATTCCCCAGATTAAATATAAATATACTTATATCTGAAAACAACTTATACTGGTTTAATTAAGAAAATAAATGTTATTAAGAATCTGAAAGAAAAAATAAGATTTTTTAAGTTTTTAAATCGATTAATAATTCTATTTGATCCGTATAAAGTTGTTAAAATACCTTAAACATCATATTTTGTAAATGGATTCTTGAAAAAATCGGGAATAAAAGTTCCATTTCATTTCGTCCCGGAGAAAAAAGGCACCTCTTTTATTAAATATTGGTAATTTAATTTTATCAATAGTTTGCGTCAGTTGTTTATTTACCAGGCATTTCTGTAAGTTACTGGCAAAGAAATTTCCTTATTAAAAAAAGAGATAAACTTAAATTTACTTTAAAGTGAAAAGTGATTAAAAGAAGATATGTGGAGAAATAAATATTTCTAAACTTTTAATTTCAGATAAGTTTGCCATCAGACAGCAGAATACATATAAAGGCTTTTAAAATATCATATTTTAAAAAATAAGCGCTATTTTCGCCTATTCAATAATTATTCATTGCTGGCAAGAACAGGCAAATATAGTAGATAAAGGAGAAATGGAAGAGAAATGGAAATTTATTATTTTTCTGGAACCGGCAATTCTCTATATGTAGCAAAGGAATTACAAAATAGAGTTCCAGAAACAGATCTGATCCCTGTTGTAAGCCTTCTGGAGAAAGACATTATAGAAACAAACGCAGAAACAGTAGGTTTCGTCTTCCCTATCCATAGAATGACAATCCCCATTCCTGTAAAGAAGTTCCTTAAGAAACTGAATCTAAAATCAGCCAGCTATATATTTGCAGTAGCTACAAGGGCGGGAACTCAGCACGTAGCTTTTGTTGAGATAGATAATATTCTGAAAAAACAGGGCAAAATTCTGAACTCATGTTTTTCTATAAACATGGCCTGTAATGATCCGAGAGATAAAGACTGGCACCCGGTAACAAAAGAGATGATTGAAAATCTTGAATCCGGGGTCCGGATCAGACTGAATTCAATCCGGAAAATAATCGTGAATAAAGAAAACAGCCGGGAAGAATACTCTGAGCTCACTCCTGCCGGTTACTTACTGGAACACTCTCTTCGTTTAGGACTGGCTTATTCTGAACACAGGGGCACAGAAGATTATTTTTATTCAGATTCAAAATGTACGGGCTGCGGCATATGTGAAAAGGTTTGCTTATCCGGAAAAATAAAAATAATTGATAAAAAACCTGTATGGCAGAGAGGCATCAATTGTTACATCTGCTATGCCTGTCTTAATTATTGCCCTGTACACTCCATTCAAATCAAATCCAGAATCTACCTGAAATCGTATACCGAAGAAAATGAAAGGTACTGTCACCCATATGCAACGGCAGATGATATTGCAGCACAAAAAAGTAACTCGTATAAACAGGGCGAAATGGCTTGATGTTGTCACTTAAAAAAGAAAATTAAGTAAGATGCCGGCTTTAAGAAGCATCTTACTTTTCCGGATAACTTCCGGGCGGTGTGCGTTTTAACTGGATTTTTCTTTAAATTTGATCTATCGGTCTCAAACTTCAGGAATGCTTTTACCCGCTCAACCCAGCAGGACTTTCATATCTTCTTCTACAGTTGTGTTGGGTCTGATATTGAAGTTATCAACCAGTACCTTGAGAACATTCGGAGAGACAAAAGCCGGAAGGGTCGGGCCGAGGACTATGTTTTTCACTCCGAGGCTCAGAAGGGCGAGCAGGACAAGTACGGCTTTCTGCTCATACCAGGCAATGTTGTAAGAGATAGGAAGGTCATTTATGTCCTCAAGCCCGAAGGCTTCTGCAAGCTTCTGGGCTATTACCACAAGCGAGTAACAGTCGTTGCACTGCCCGGCGTCGAGAACTCTCGGAATTCCTCCGATGTCGCCCAGGTCGAGCTTGTTGTAGCGGTATTTTGCACAGCCTGCGGTCAGGATTACTGTGTTTTCTGGAAGGGCTTTTGCAAACTCGGTGTAATATGCCCTTTCCTTGTGCCTTCCGTCACAGCCTGCCATGACCATGAACCTGCTGATTTTTCCTGTTTTTACGGCATCTATGATCTTATCCGCAACCGATAAGGCTGCTTCATGTGCAAAGCCTCCCATGATTGTCCCGCTTTCCAGTTGTTCAGGGGGCTTGCTCATTTTTGCCTGTTCTATAAGGGAGGTGAAATCTTTTGTTCCGTCTTCTTTTTCGTGGATATGTGGAAGCCCTTCAAAGCCCACAACCCCGGTCGTGTAGATCCTGTTTCTGTATGACTCTCTTGGCGGGATTATGCAATTTGTGGTCATGAGGACTGGGCCGTTAAACTTTTCAAACTCCTCATTCTGTCTCCACCAGGCGTTACCATAGTTGCCCGCAAAATTGTCGTACTTCTTAAAGGCAGGATATGAGTTTGCGGGAAGCATCTCTCCGTGAGTGTAGACATCGATTCCTGTTCCCTTTGTCTGCTCAAGGAGCTGTTCAAGGTCCAGAAGGTCATGCCCGCTGATGAGGATTCCCGGATTTCCCCTTACGCCAATATTGACTGCAGTCGGCTCGGGGCTACCATAGGTCTCGGTGTTTGCCTTATCAAGCAGTGCAAGTACTGATACGCCTTTTTGCCCGCATTCAAGAACAAGGCCGATAAGGTCATCCACACCTATGGTGTCGTCTGTTGTGGCAACCAGCCCTTTTTCAATGAATTTAAAGATCTCTTCGTCTTTATACCCGAGGATATAGGCGTGGTGTGCATATGCAGCCATTCCCTTCATTCCATATGTCAGCAATTCTCTAAGAGACCGGACATCTTCGTTTTGCGTGGAGTGGACAGCGACATCCATCCCTGTTATGTTTTCGGGGGTGACCTTTGCCACATCAGGGAGGTCTTCTTCGGCAGGCAGAGTTCCGGCTGGCAGTTTTGCCTTAATGGAGTCACGGATCTCAAACCCTTTCTTTATATAGGATTCAATTGCCTGTTTGTCAAAGTTAGTGTTCGTAAGAGTTGCAAAGAAAGCGTCAAGTACAATTTTGTCGGCTGTTTCCTCATTAAGGCCCAGTTCTCTTGCCTTCAGGTTATAATAAGAGACGCTTTTAAGGACGTATAAAAGCCTGTCCTGCAGGTCTGCAACTTCCCCTTTTTTGCCGCATACGCCGTTTTTAGTACACCCTATTACGTTAAGCGCTTCCTGACATTGATTACAGAACATAAAATTTCACCTCATATATGTTTAAACTATTAGCTTCCAGCTTTCCCTTTATTCAATTTTTTTCTGCAGTTTTTATACCTTTTATTGTTCTTAAGAAAGATATCTTTTTATACCTTTTATTGTTCTTAAGAAAGATATCTTTTTATACCTTTTATTGTTCTTAAGAAAGATATCTTTTTATGCCTTTTATTTTTCTTAAGAAAGATATCTTTTTAATACCGCTATCATTAAGATACTCTTTTCTATGTGATTGTAAATCATATATAGCAGACAGTTTCGAAATAGGTATCAGTATCGAAGCCTATACTAACTAAGAACATATCAGGAGCCTGAAGATAGATAAAACCGCTGAATAGAAAATGCAGGAAGTTTGGGGAGTTCAGAGACGGGCTTTTTCTTGCACTGTTATTTTTCTGGTACAGGATTACTATTTTTGATGAAATACAGAGAATAGTTTTAAACTTCAGATTTTAACGTTAACTTATTGTCAACGAAAAGGTTTATTACTGAGTAAACGCTCTTTACCGCTGCCATTTTGGAATTATTTGAAGGTTGACAATATAGCAGAACTGACAATTAATATGTCAGCCGATAAAAAGAATTGAAAAATGAAGAAATTTAGAAGTTGCCCCTGTCAGGCAGCGAGGGTACAGTTTCATGAGCAAAAAAGCAACCTATCCGAAAGTAATGTGCACGCAGCACCCGGACTCTGCATCAAAATATATCTCCACGCAGGAAGAACCCGGTGAAGCCATTGAAGCTGCGGTGGTATTCGGCTGTGACGAATATATGCCGGATTATGAAGGGAAGGCAACTCCTTACCACCAGAACGTCCAGATAGTATCCAGATTCATAGAAGAAACGGACCTTATACCCGGAAAAGACATTTTCATTACTCCGCGTGCTCCGAGCGCAGCTCAGGAAAACCGGTTCAGGCAGCTTATGGTCATGATGTCCATTGCCGAAGCCAACCACGGAGCCCTTGAATATTCGGATGTGCAGGCAATTAACGAATTTGTTCACCCAATGACAGGCACGGTAGGGGAAATTCTTGACGCTCAGCAGCACATGGTAGATGTGGGCGAACTTGCAAAAAAAGAATTCGGTGTTGCAATGGAGGTCCCACGTATAATTCCCCTGATAGAGGATGCTCCTGCCCTGCTTCATGCAAAAGAACTTGCAGAAAACACACTCCTTTCCTGGGAAAAACGGTTTGGAGCTGCACCGGAAAAATTCAGGGTATTCCTGGGCAAATCCGATTCTGCCCTCTCTTTCGGGCACGTGGCAAGTACGCTCTCATGCAAATACGCCATAAGCGGGATTTCCGAAATGGACTTAGAACTTGACACCAGCACAGGCATCATATTCGGAGCAGGGACTCTGCCTTTTAGAGGGCACCTGAGCCTGAAAAATGCTGAAAACTTTTTCAGGGAATATCGGGGCATAGGGACAATCACCCTCCAGTCAGCTCTCAGGTACAGCCACGATAAAGGAGAAGCTGAAGCCCTGGTACGCCTTGCAGAAGAGAGGCTTCCGGAATCTCCAGAAATCTATTCCGGCGAAGAAAAAGAAGAGATTGTAAACCTTATAGGAATTTTCGGGGCAAGGTATAACCGCATTATCCGTGAAATGTCCTGCACCATAAACCAGCTTGCAGGCCTCCTACCTCAGCAGCGGGACCGCCTTATGCATAAAGGGACAGGAGGTTATTCGAGGAATGTTCCCGATATTTCAGGCCTGGTATGCCTCTGCCGGAAGGATGTCGGAAAAGAGCTCAGCGCGAGTATGCCTGCAGAAGACCTGAACCTTCCA
This window of the Methanosarcina mazei S-6 genome carries:
- a CDS encoding glycosyltransferase; the encoded protein is MYVLITPVKDEDKLLQDVAASVINQTVKPVLWLIIDDGSTDSSPKIIHSLVSRYFWIKTIRLPPHTRDIIFHVSYVYKTGFDFALSYCERNNIDYNFIASIDSDTILEEEYFEKVIREFEANKKLGIASGGLYHEIDGKLKLSGQAENFPSGTGRVWSKECFFDTDGFSLEPSADSISNVKAILRGWQIQRFNEIQMVEKRLTSSAEGLWKGYRYNGYMAYYLNKNPVLILLNVLNYTLKRPHYTGVAFLLGYIKPVIKKEERIKDIEIREYYWSYRLIEYKKLVHRRMKSLVSAAETAQLK
- a CDS encoding VOC family protein; this translates as MKILQILSRLYVADLNPALEFYEELLETPVAMRFEIPQTGVELAQISTILLIAGSEEALKPFRNTQATFLVDSLDKFKTFLEENGAEIIRGPSKVPTGRNMTVRHSDGSVIEYVEHSKIE
- a CDS encoding helix-turn-helix transcriptional regulator, encoding MEDKNTTIATVHGVTYAWDTLEPVNDTVIDVNSNPPQSIVAKDGAYSFELTPGDYTIKASYYENNSLIYSKETTIEIEDEGTYVLDLLLYPVSDKRATETVAAKMNSNGAVASGQTKNILSIISYLPVAIALFLPVAIVVAIVLFLLGGVYEITKKYRKRNEKRSQQGKINISGLLVKALTRPTYSGFNPVGEASMIEPVIESGENSVIETNALKKEPLTPELNDVLNIIRGNKGRITQKDLRGRLKYSEVKVSLLLSELEKRGLIKKFKNGRENIVVLIEEDP
- a CDS encoding EFR1 family ferrodoxin (N-terminal region resembles flavodoxins. C-terminal ferrodoxin region binds two 4Fe-4S clusters.), which produces MEIYYFSGTGNSLYVAKELQNRVPETDLIPVVSLLEKDIIETNAETVGFVFPIHRMTIPIPVKKFLKKLNLKSASYIFAVATRAGTQHVAFVEIDNILKKQGKILNSCFSINMACNDPRDKDWHPVTKEMIENLESGVRIRLNSIRKIIVNKENSREEYSELTPAGYLLEHSLRLGLAYSEHRGTEDYFYSDSKCTGCGICEKVCLSGKIKIIDKKPVWQRGINCYICYACLNYCPVHSIQIKSRIYLKSYTEENERYCHPYATADDIAAQKSNSYKQGEMA
- the hcp gene encoding hydroxylamine reductase; the protein is MFCNQCQEALNVIGCTKNGVCGKKGEVADLQDRLLYVLKSVSYYNLKARELGLNEETADKIVLDAFFATLTNTNFDKQAIESYIKKGFEIRDSIKAKLPAGTLPAEEDLPDVAKVTPENITGMDVAVHSTQNEDVRSLRELLTYGMKGMAAYAHHAYILGYKDEEIFKFIEKGLVATTDDTIGVDDLIGLVLECGQKGVSVLALLDKANTETYGSPEPTAVNIGVRGNPGILISGHDLLDLEQLLEQTKGTGIDVYTHGEMLPANSYPAFKKYDNFAGNYGNAWWRQNEEFEKFNGPVLMTTNCIIPPRESYRNRIYTTGVVGFEGLPHIHEKEDGTKDFTSLIEQAKMSKPPEQLESGTIMGGFAHEAALSVADKIIDAVKTGKISRFMVMAGCDGRHKERAYYTEFAKALPENTVILTAGCAKYRYNKLDLGDIGGIPRVLDAGQCNDCYSLVVIAQKLAEAFGLEDINDLPISYNIAWYEQKAVLVLLALLSLGVKNIVLGPTLPAFVSPNVLKVLVDNFNIRPNTTVEEDMKVLLG
- the ppcA gene encoding phosphoenolpyruvate carboxylase, producing MSKKATYPKVMCTQHPDSASKYISTQEEPGEAIEAAVVFGCDEYMPDYEGKATPYHQNVQIVSRFIEETDLIPGKDIFITPRAPSAAQENRFRQLMVMMSIAEANHGALEYSDVQAINEFVHPMTGTVGEILDAQQHMVDVGELAKKEFGVAMEVPRIIPLIEDAPALLHAKELAENTLLSWEKRFGAAPEKFRVFLGKSDSALSFGHVASTLSCKYAISGISEMDLELDTSTGIIFGAGTLPFRGHLSLKNAENFFREYRGIGTITLQSALRYSHDKGEAEALVRLAEERLPESPEIYSGEEKEEIVNLIGIFGARYNRIIREMSCTINQLAGLLPQQRDRLMHKGTGGYSRNVPDISGLVCLCRKDVGKELSASMPAEDLNLPRAIKFTGALYSIGLPPEFIGTGTALEEAREKLGEESCERLLKKYFPSLASDLSFASGYLDLNVASRFLPEACLKEIRKDVEVLRDTFSLKVQPEPSYRILLEMMQPDLLQAGTKGNCMDEEVSQLVCSTLTKMGKIRKALG